A window of Saimiri boliviensis isolate mSaiBol1 chromosome 1, mSaiBol1.pri, whole genome shotgun sequence genomic DNA:
AAGAAAGGGCCACTTGGCCGGGAGCACAATCGAGTCTTGGATTCCAGGTTGCTGGTTTTAGGCTTGCTCCTGGAAAGAGGGCAGCATTTGCCATTCCCCTCCCTTTGCCCCAGGAGTTGAGCACTTTCTGCAGTACTTAAGAGTGTCCAGGGAAGATGTAGGGGTCAGGTGAATAGTTCCCACCGCCAGTAACCCCAGAGCGCCGCCCCCTGCgttgtttcctttttatgttAGAGCCGCCGCCAGGGTTCCCATACCTAGTCAAGGCCCCTCCGTTTATTTTCCTGAATTGCGCTTGGAAATCTTTTCTTCTGGGGAGCCGATGGTCAGACTTCTAGGGACTTGACTGCTTTTCCCAGACTAATCTCCTTAAAGAGACGTTAAGCAAGCGAGAGACCGTGGAGACTGAATGAACAggacagtgggggtagggagaaAGGGAGTGGCCGTGTTCCTGCGGTCCGCTGGGATCCGGCAGGTCCAGGATGAAGGAGATGGGGCTGGAGAGGCTGAGCAGTCCGGGTTCGCCGTCTGCCACTTCGGCACGGAATCAGAGCCTGACTTGCTgagccctcctccacctccccctccccctccgtcttcccttctgcttccttttccctccccctGGAGCGGTagcggcggcagcagcaggaAGCCAAGCCGGGTTGTGCGACTCGGAGGCGAGCGGAGGAGCTGGAATATGGGGAGTCAGCGAGGGCGGTGGGGCCAGGAGCCCTTGGGAGGGCCTACGGAGGGAGCGGCTCCAGGCGTTTGCTAGCGCGTGAGCGGTGGGGGAGCGGGCGCAGGGTGGCACGAGCGGAGGCGGGGCCCGGGCGTGGAGCACGGCTGGGGAAGCTGCCGCCTCCGGCCCTGCCCGGCTGCCTCCGCCGCGGCCAGTGGCTATGGAGCAGGCGGGCACCAGACCTGCGGCGACAGAGCATCCGCGGCTCCGGCGGCCCATGCCCTGGCTGCTGCTACTGTCTCTTCTTCTCCTGCTGCTGCTAGCGGGCCCAGTGGCCTCCCAGCTGCGATACTCGGTGCCAGAGGAGCAGGCACCCGGCGCGCTCGTGGGCAACGTGGCTCGCGCGCTGGGGCTCGAGTTGCGGCGCTTGGGGCCGGGCTGCTTGCGCATCAACCATCTGGGTGCGCCCAGTCCGCGCTACCTGGAGCTGGACCTGACGAGTGGAGCGCTCTTCGTCAACGAACGCATTGATCGGGAGGCGCTGTGTGAGCAGCGGCCTCGCTGCCTGCTCAGCTTGGAAGTGCTGGCGCACAATCCCGTGGCGGTGAGCGCCGTTGAGGTGGAAATATTGGACATCAACGACAACTCACCGCGTTTCCCGCGGCCCAACTACCAGCTTCAGGTAAGCGAATCGGTGGCGCCTGGAGCGCGCTTTCACATAGAGAGTGCGCAGGACCCAGACGTGGGCGCCAACTCGGTGCAGACCTACGAGCTCAGCCCCAGCGAGCACTTCGAGCTGGACCTTAAGCCCCTGCAGGAGAACAGTAAAGTGCTTGAGCTGGTGCTACGTAAGGGCCTAGACCGGGAGCAGGCAGCCTTGCACCACTTGGTGCTCACAGCCGTGGATGGGGGCATCCCAGCCCGCTCGGGTACGGCACAGATCTCTGTGCGTGTCCTGGACACTAACGACAACTCTCCTGCCTTCGACCAGTCCACTTACCGCGTCCAGCTACGGGAGGACTCACCCCCAGGCACATTGGTGGTGAAGCTGAATGCCTCAGACCCGGATGAGGGTTCCAATGGTGAGCTCAGATACTCCTTGAGCAGCTACACGTCGGACCGGGAGAGACAGCTCTTCAGCATAGATGCCAGTACTGGGGAAGTGCGAGTAATTGGGGGGCTGGATTATGAGGAAGCCTCCTCCTACCAAATCTATGTGCAGGCGACTGACCGGGGTCCAGTGCCCATGGCAGGTCACTGCAAGGTGCTGGTGGACATCGTGGACGTGAATGACAATGCCCCAGAGGTGGTGCTCACAGACCTGTATAGCCCAGTGCCTGAGAATGCTACACCCAACACCATTGTGGCCGTTCTCAGTGTCAATGACCAAGACTCAGGCCCTAACCGGAAAGTGAGCCTGGGCCTGGAGGCCACACTGCCTTTCCGACTGAATGGCTTTGGAAACTCCTATACCCTGGTGGTGAGTGGCCCGCTGGACCGAGAGCGGGTGGCTGCCTATAACATCACGGTGACAGCCACCGATGGGGGAATACCACAGCTTACATCCCAGCGGACACTGAAGGTTGAGATTTCTGACATCAATGATAACCCGCCAAGCTTCCTGGAGGACTCCTATTCCATCTATATCCAGGAGAACAATTTGCCAGGTGTGTTGCTCTGTACTGTGCAAGCCACAGACCCAGATGAAAAGGAGAATGCAGAGGTGACCTACTCCCTTCTGGAGAGGGAGATTCAAGGGCTGCCAGTCACCTCCTATGTCTCCATTAACAGTGCCAGTGGCAGCCTTTATGCTGTCAACTCCTTTGACTATGAGAAGTTTCGGGAGTTCTTTGTGACTGTGGAGGCTCAGGACAAGGGGAGCCCACCACTGAGCAGCACTGTGACTGCCAACGTGTATGTGGTGGACATGAATGACCATGCCCCTCACATTCTGTACCCTACCTCAACCAATTCATCAGCAGCCTTTGAGATGGTGCCTCGAACTGCCCCTGCTGGCTACCTGGTCACCAAAGTCATAGCCATGGACTCAGACTCTGGGCAAAATGCTTGGCTTTTTTACCATCTAGCCCAGACTTCTGACCTGGACCTCTTTAAAGTAGAGCTGCACACAGGAGAAATTAGGACTACCAGGAAGATAGGAGATGAGAGTGGTACCACTTTCAACCTGACTGTGGTGGTCCGAGATAATGGAGAGCCATCACTATCAGCCTCTGTGGCCATTACAGTAGCTGTGGTGGATAGGGTTTCCAAAATCCTCCCTGACACTCAGAGACATGTTAAGAGCCCTCGGACATACTCCGAAATTACCCTTTATCTAATAATAGCATTAAGCACAgtgtcttttatatttcttttgacaATCATCATTTTGAGCATCATCAAGTGTTACCACTACACTGCGTATGGCACTGCATGCTGTGGAGGCTTCTGTGGAGTAAGGGAGAGGTCCCCTGCAGAACTTTACAAACAGGCCAACAACAATATTGATGCCAGGATACCGCATGGCCTCAAAGTGCAGCCTCACTTCATTGAAGTTCGAGGGAATGGCTCCCTCACCAAGACCTACTGCTACAAGGCCTGTCTGACAGCAGGCTCAGGGAGTGACACTTTCATGTTTTACAATACAGGGGCCCAGACAGGACCAGGGCCTTCGGGAGCCCAAGCATCAGTGACTGACAGCAGGAACCTCACAGGCCAAAGTGCTCAGAGTGCTGGGAACCTGATTATTCTCAAAAATGAGGCTGTTCCTCAAAATGAGGTGAGATAATGGTCAGGGGGTCTTCTACAAACTCATGCATGTGTCACACATCCCCCAATATCCTGCGGTTGTCCTTATTGAGTCATGAACAGTGACAAGAGTTATTTGATaaactgagtgtgtgtgtgtgtgtatatatatatatatatataagctgaAATTTGATCATAATCTGCTGTTTCCTCTCTAGAAAAATAGCActaaagaattgttttatttttcattttcagagaCATGAAGACTTGTCCATAACATTGTTTGAGAAGTGAGGATTAGTCTTAATATTTAATGCTAAGAGACAGATTTGTAGAGTAACAGAACAGGCCTTGGAATAAGGATTATGTTTTAGGGAGTAATGTTATGAGACTCAAGGAGAAATGGCCTCTGCTGTATCATCTACagggaaatttttcttttgaattcctATAGGAGGGATGTTTCTTAAAAAGCCCTGAGACCTCTAGGGGCTATCATAGTCACCACTATATGCTGTCTCTGTTTATACTCTGGACTGTCTATCATGGAAATTATCTAATTAATATTTCTGGTAATTGCACTGAACCCATGTGATAGAATCCTTTGGAAATTCATGTCACAGTTAATAAAGCTGTAGTAGTTAGATATCATACTGAAGTTAAAGTTTGCTTTGGTTGTACGATGTGGCAACTCTTCTATAGGGGGCTGTCAGAGAGGGTGGATGATGATAAGGCAGAGAGATTAAGTACCAGTTTGTCTGGTTGGGCCAGGGAGGTATTAGAATGAGTGGATTAGGGGTGTGGGGGGATGATGAACACCAAGACAAGCTGGGattgggaggaagagaagggaaaaagaattTTTCCAATAGCTACCTTTCTTGGTATACTCTGAATTCATTGTAAGAGGATTTCCCTGCATTTAGCTTAAATGCAGTCTGTAATCTTCTGATTTTCTGTTGACAGTTCCTATGGTTTTCGTGAGATGTAAAGTAGCCTTTTCAAATCCTTCATGTCTCTAAGTTTAATGACAGTACTTCCGAAAGATACATTCATTTTCTGGATCTAAAATTTGATTTGCAATAGCTTCAAAAGGCTGGCGTGGAAAGCGGATGGCTTACCCTACAGTAAGGTGTACCAGCAGGTGTTAGTATATGCACTAGTTTTGAGTTTTAAGTAGGTATAAGGCCAGCTTGTTCATTATGAAGAATGTACATAAATTATTAGAAAGTACGTGAATATGTAGGTGTGTTTGTGTTGTGTGTTTGTCTCTATATGTATGCTTGAAAAATAGAGGTATGGTTTGTGATACTTAAAACTTGGATTTCAAAAGCCAAAATTTTGTGTCATAAATAGTGATGAATTGTTATCTTTCCAAATAATTACTTTGTAAAAAGGGCATTTAGAACTACCTACACAATGTTTGAACAATATTTGTCTCTCCCCTAGtttttgcaatatatttttattgacatattgctgtatttttagtaatgtcCCTATTGGCACATTTCAAGTTCATGATAATCTTGATGAATGTAATGCACAGGCACAAAAGTTCCCACTCCTGATTGAGAGTAGATTTTCTCATGGACATTTCAGAtagatttatccatttatcagaaGTCCTGATGTTAGTCAATGCTGAATAACCACAGGAGGTAGATTGCAGATTAAGAAAAAACGGTGCGGGGGAcgggggcgggggttgggggtggggatcaAAGAATTTTCAGAATTCTTTAGATCGTAGCATTTGAAAGCACGTAAAAGGGTTTAACTTTCAATAAGGTTGCTGTAGACATTTGCTTAACAAATTCCTGTGAAGCCCTTTGGGACTGGGGTGGGCTGCAGGTGGTGAAGAGTCATGGACAACTCAGGCCAGGCTCAGCTTTGCTACCAGCTGTGAGCCAGAAGCTCAGAGGAATGACACTGTTACCCTCCCTCTCCTGACTCAAAGCTTGGGGCAATTTGATACATGAACTATTTCTGTCTTACACTGACCTGTATGTTAATATGTACTTTGGTACAGAAACGTTTAGTTTAGGGAGAAAATTATGTCAGAAAGTGCTTACTTTTGGGAGATTTTGCCAGGGGagtaaatgattttaataaaggCAAATTTCTGCCAGGTACTTTTGGAAATCCAGTGAGGAGCAGCAAGATCTACAGCTTCAGAATTTTTGCAATTACAGGGAGAGAGTGAGTCACATTGTTATAGTATGCCAAGATGGGAACAGAAGTCACTCAATTCTGAAAGTCATTACCAGATCAACTGTTAAAATTCCCATgctggagtttcttttttttctacctaGTGACTACAGATGGCAGGAAAGTCCTGGGTGCAATTAATACCATGTGCCTACATTAAAAGTAGGTGGGAATTAGAGAGGAAGAGTTAGAGAATTTGTACTCACTAACCACCCTGCTACATAGATACATGGATATCACatatttatatgcacatatatctCATATTATTGAGTCTCAACTCTTATTCAAGATTATACAATATCTGGAATATTATAATATTGAATATATGTGATTTCATTACCTGCAAGTCatgcattaaacaaatatttgttaacatCTATCATATGAGGAAATAAGCTCAGGGAGTTTAAGTAATATACACAGTCACATTGCTAGTGTTATTTTAAGTGGTATCCGTCTGACTCCAAAAAATTTGTTCAGTAGACAGAAGTTCCAATGTTTATGTTCCCTTTGATATGGGATATTCAGGCATTTAAGCTATCACTAATTCACCTAGTCATATATATTAACTGCTTTTGGAAAAAGAGTAATTCCTTGCATAGAAGCAGGTAACAAATGGGAATATCAGTGAgttactactatttttttttttttgaaatggagtattgttttgtctcccaggctggagtacaatggcatgaatatggcttactgcagccttgacctcctgggctcaagcaatcctcccacctcagcctcctgagtagcttagaccataggtgtgtgccaccatgtcagcctagtttgtttttttttttttaagatatggggtctcactgtgttgcacatGCTGTTaatatgtttgtatttgtttatttgcttcaCTATTGGCAAAACCTGTTAagatcttttatttctgttatttcacgatttttctcttgttgcttatTAAACATCAGAATTTAACCCCGGACTCTAATCTGTTAGTAGATTTTAGCCCCATTGTGAGCTTATTTCATGAATCACTTGTGCAGCGAGGATTCTGAAGTAACTATTTTGCAATGGGACAGAATTCCTCTTTGGAAATTTTGAACTTGATGCTGAATGTGGTTGGCACTCCCTTCAGAGTCTCCATAATAAGAAACCAAATCTTAAGGTAGATTCTGTGCATTTGTGGTCCTGGCGTTGTGATTGCTAATGAGTCACTTTGAGTACTCTGGTAGATTTGTCCAACAGTGTCTCAGTAGGCCCAGTTGGCACAACGTGGAAATTACAAAAGACTGGCAGAGATGCGTTAAGTTTGCATTCACTTCCacttattttaaagcaatttgtGGTCAACAAACCTTCAGTTATTTCTGCCACTATATGTGCATATTCACCCCAATTCCAGATATAGCGAGCTGAAAGAGTTAATTCTTCTTTCAGTGGCACCTACTTTTATTTCCCCCAGCACTGACTTTTCTACCTGTTGACTCCATCCTGGAACAGAGTTTACACTCAGCGTAAAGTGACATGGTAGTGAATTTACAAAAATTGCAGAATGATCAGAATAGactaagaacagactaatatctATGAACTTCCACTCCAGTTTTTCATCCTCTGATATATTAATCCAGTTTTTCATCCTCTGATATTTATAATGACTGGGGctgttttattttgcaaatttcaTATTGGGTTACAGGACTGTTCTTCTGAGTAAAAGTTTAGTTTCCTTGGTCTGATAATAcaacaatttatttaaattatctccTTCTTTGATTTTTCTGAGCCAGATGGAATTATGGCTGagctcttctctgtctctttatctTGTACACATTCTGACTGAAGCAGAAATCTATTTATTGTAGCTTGAATGTCATTGGCCTACTCTTTCCTTCTGAcccaggagtgagccatcacatGGGCATCTGGTCTAACTCAGAACACTCTGCAGGGACACAGCCTGGCATATTATACATTGCCTATTGGCATGCTGTCTACTTGACAGACTAGCAAAGTCGGTTCTGGATACTTGCCTTCGTTGCCTACCAAGTTTTGCTCCCAATGAGAGGTCAGAATAATGTCAGTTTGAAAATGTTTGGGAAATATACTTGTCACCAAACTCAGGGTTGAGCTGCATCTGATGGCATTTTTCGGGTGACTTTAAATGTGGCTTTTACAGAACTTCACCTAGATCAATGTTGTGCCTATTGTAATGTGACTATAAATTTAGCTTATTAATGTGATAATATTTGGAGTAGTATAATCTATAGCCATGACTTCAGAAATCAAAGGTCAAGAGGATTCTTTCGCAGTGTTTTAAATCTGCTAACCTGAAAATTATACAAGGGTTTTTCTTTCAAGAATTTGAACTTGACAAATGCAAAGAAATATCTAACATTGCAAAGGTAAAGAGAAATCTTACTTCCTTGGCACATAAGCAGCATCAGTTCCTTTTTGGCCTCCCAGGGTCATAACTCTGGGCTCCAAGGAGGTACAACTGTGAGTGAGAGAGTAGCTGCTGAGCTAGCAGGCTATGCATCCAGAACTAAACAGACCTAGCACTTCCTGTTGTACTGGCACCTATTAGGTATGTTCTAAAGTTAGGTTTACTTTCCTGCTCTGTAAATTAGGATTTTAAATGACTATATTCAGAGGAAAATATTCCACCCAGAATTCTCAAATTTATtggctttttattctgttttatttttatttcagttttttgagacagagttttactcttgttgcccaggctggagtgcatggtatgattgtggctcactgcaacttctgcctcccaggttcaagtaattctcctgcctcagcctcccaagtagctgggattacaggcatgtgccaccatgcctggctaattttttatttttagtagagatggggttccatcatgttggtcagactggtctccaactcctgacctcaggtgatccgcccaccttggcctcccaaagtgctggggttacaggtgtgagccaccacacccagccctcattTTGATGTACTAGAAGACCAATATCCAacataatgattatttttaatgttatattcCCTTTTGCCTTAATGAACAAcagtctatctctctctctcacttttttttagGATTTGATATGTTTTATTAAAGCGAATTTTTAACAAAAGGTGGCTTTTATTTACAGAATTTAATGTGTGGGAACTGTCCAACCCATGTGGACTCAGGTAGGGATAACCATTAAGCTTGctaacatattttcttattttcagtttacatacaaattttttgtttgcttcacaTTCATAAAAACCCCAATATTGTAAATGACAAATCCTTCTATCCCTTATTAAATATACAAACAGCTTGAAAAACATACAATTTGAATTGGTTTAATCTTGAAGTGTAATTCAATGATACTGAAAACTAAACATTTCAAGTCTTGTACCAAATAGTAAAATACTCAAAGGCCTTCAGGATCCTTGACTGATTTACATCAATAAGAGAACCTATTTTTGAGATGGTAGAAGATATGTGCTTATCTTCAATTACAATTTCAAACTCCTGTCGGCCAACCCTGTCAGGGGGAGGCCACAAAGCTTCATCTTCTTTTGTAATTTCACTGTCGTCAATAATTCTCTTCAGTTCTTCCATTACACTCTTGTGCACATAGCCTGTTTTCTGATCATGACACCATTTTTGTAACTGCTGTTGTTGGCATATCTAAGCTTTCCCTTGTGCCCTACGTAGTAACGGAGGTAGAAATCACTAGGCATAGCCATTTTTGTCCCTGGGAAGCCCGCTCAAAACCCAGCCAAGTATTGCCCAGTGCCTGGCAGCAATCCTATATATCCCTTTTCTAATGCTTtgcaacaaattatcacaaataagTGGTTTAAAACACCACGTATTTGTTATCTCAGAGTCCTGTACCACGTGGCTGAGTTGTCTGCTCAGGTATTCTCAATGCTGAAATGAACACAACTGGGCTGTGTTCTCTTTTGCAGGCTCTGAGGAAGAATCCGCTTTCAATCTCATTCACATTATTGGCAGAATCCAGTTGCCTGGAGACTGAGATCTCTGTTTTCCTACTTACTATGGCCTGGGGTCAGTCTCAGTTCGTAGAGAACTAAGGACTCAGGACTCCTGTCCCATGGTCTGCTCCATCTTCAGGGCTGGCAATGGAGAATCTTCCCTCACATGGAATCCCTCTTATGCTTCGAATCTCTCCGGCTCTGTCTCTGACCTCTAGACCCAGATTTAAAGGGCTCATATGATTATGTCAGTCCCATCCAGataatcttcctttcttttttttttttttttgaggcggagtttcgctcttgttacccaggctggagtgcaatggcgcgatctcggctcaccgcaacctccacctcctgggttcaggcaattctcctgcctcagcctcctaagtagctgggattacaggcacgcgccaccatgcccagctaatttttttgtatttttagtagagacggggtttcaccatgttgaccaggatggtctcgatctctcgaccttgtgatccacccgcctcggcctcccaaagtgctgggattacaggcttgagccaccgcgcccggccaatcttcCTTTCTTAAAGCCAACTGTGCTATATAACATAATGTAATCATGGGAGTAAGATCCGTCACAGTCACAGTCTTGGAGATCATTCAGGGTGTATATATAGGGATCTTGGGGCCATCTTGGAATTCTGCCTATCAGTTTATATCAATGTTCACAAACTAGCACTATGAAAAATCTGCAGAGGATATATTCTTAATAGAGTCATATTAGGAAGGAAAAGGAGCTATTATATGCAGTCCCATGTCCCAGAGGGCAATTTATTGATGTCTTCCACATGGATTTCCATGTTAAGAAGATAGCATATTATTTCATTGGGTAATTGTGTAagtttatgaataaaatatggtattttaaacttattttactttaaatcttAGAAGAGGTGATTCATCCATCTGTAGCTCAAATATTCTATGGTATAAATCACAAATAACACCAATACAAGAtaaattaaatctttttataattttaataggaaCACAAGTGTATTCTTATTCTTCAGTAATACTGCATCACTCATATGGACTAACTCATTGAATTTGTCCACATATGAAGTTTTGTGTTATTCTACCAAAAGACTAACCTTTGAAACAATAGGACATATTGGAGCTCTTCACCAATAGAAAGTAAGCATAGTCCAGGGAGGTACCATCCAAGTATTAAAGAACTAAATAATCATAGTTATTTCAAGGCTTAACATATACTGTGTCACATGTATCAGTAGTCAACCTTTTAACTTGAATTTTTCTGAATTCAATCAAGTTCCGGATAAAACTCATgtacattttattacttttaattttgtattgtttttaaaatacatcaatatCTGGGAAACTCAGaagtaaaaaaagacaaagaagaaaaatatatgt
This region includes:
- the LOC120360103 gene encoding protocadherin alpha-C2 isoform X2, with protein sequence MEQAGTRPAATEHPRLRRPMPWLLLLSLLLLLLLAGPVASQLRYSVPEEQAPGALVGNVARALGLELRRLGPGCLRINHLGAPSPRYLELDLTSGALFVNERIDREALCEQRPRCLLSLEVLAHNPVAVSAVEVEILDINDNSPRFPRPNYQLQVSESVAPGARFHIESAQDPDVGANSVQTYELSPSEHFELDLKPLQENSKVLELVLRKGLDREQAALHHLVLTAVDGGIPARSGTAQISVRVLDTNDNSPAFDQSTYRVQLREDSPPGTLVVKLNASDPDEGSNGELRYSLSSYTSDRERQLFSIDASTGEVRVIGGLDYEEASSYQIYVQATDRGPVPMAGHCKVLVDIVDVNDNAPEVVLTDLYSPVPENATPNTIVAVLSVNDQDSGPNRKVSLGLEATLPFRLNGFGNSYTLVVSGPLDRERVAAYNITVTATDGGIPQLTSQRTLKVEISDINDNPPSFLEDSYSIYIQENNLPGVLLCTVQATDPDEKENAEVTYSLLEREIQGLPVTSYVSINSASGSLYAVNSFDYEKFREFFVTVEAQDKGSPPLSSTVTANVYVVDMNDHAPHILYPTSTNSSAAFEMVPRTAPAGYLVTKVIAMDSDSGQNAWLFYHLAQTSDLDLFKVELHTGEIRTTRKIGDESGTTFNLTVVVRDNGEPSLSASVAITVAVVDRVSKILPDTQRHVKSPRTYSEITLYLIIALSTVSFIFLLTIIILSIIKCYHYTAYGTACCGGFCGVRERSPAELYKQANNNIDARIPHGLKVQPHFIEVRGNGSLTKTYCYKACLTAGSGSDTFMFYNTGAQTGPGPSGAQASVTDSRNLTGQSAQSAGNLIILKNEAVPQNEPRQPNPDWRYSASLRAGMHSSVHLEEAGILRAGPGGPDQQWPTVSSATPEPEAGEVSPPVGAGVNSNSWTFKYGPGNPKQSGPGELPDKFIIPGSPAIISIRQEPTNSQIDKSDFITFGKKEETKKKKKKKKGNKTQEKKEKGNSTTDNSDQ